The bacterium genome contains a region encoding:
- a CDS encoding DNA-3-methyladenine glycosylase → MPLPRAFFARPTLAVARALLGCYLVHDTPAGRVVGRLVEVEAYCGARDPASHAYRRTPRSAVMWGVPGTAYVYRSYGIHACMNVVTERLGRPGAVLLRALEPVEGIGLMRRRRGGRIARLLGSGPGRLTQAMGITIAHNRADLITGPLFLARGRHAEPIVATPRIGISVATDRRWRYALKGSPCLSR, encoded by the coding sequence GTGCCGCTGCCGCGCGCGTTCTTCGCGCGCCCGACGCTCGCCGTGGCCCGCGCCCTGCTCGGCTGTTACCTGGTCCACGACACGCCGGCGGGGCGGGTCGTGGGGCGGCTGGTCGAGGTCGAAGCCTACTGCGGGGCCCGCGATCCGGCGAGCCATGCCTACCGCCGGACGCCCCGCAGCGCCGTGATGTGGGGGGTGCCGGGGACGGCCTACGTGTATCGCAGCTACGGGATCCACGCCTGCATGAACGTCGTGACCGAGCGGCTGGGGCGTCCCGGCGCGGTGCTCCTGCGCGCCCTCGAACCGGTGGAGGGGATCGGATTGATGCGGCGTCGACGCGGGGGCAGGATCGCCCGGCTGCTGGGGAGCGGACCCGGCCGGTTGACCCAGGCGATGGGGATCACGATCGCCCACAACCGCGCCGATCTGATCACCGGGCCGCTGTTCCTGGCGCGCGGCCGCCACGCCGAGCCGATCGTTGCCACCCCCAGGATCGGCATTTCGGTCGCCACCGACCGGCGGTGGCGGTACGCGCTTAAGGGATCCCCGTGTCTCTCCCGCTGA
- a CDS encoding metalloenzyme, with protein MVFVDGVGLGDPDPAANPLVRAETPTIRRLLGGPLAGRGPVRTEQAVMVPLDARLGVPGLPQSATGQVTLLTGENAPALAGRHVTAYPTQVLRHLLLERGLFPRLRAAGVEATLANAYTQDYFAAVEGRRLRHAAITLNAIQAGIPLRGVDDLSEGRAVYHDLTNARPREWGHPVPLISPEDAGRHLAEISAAHAFTLFEFFQTDLAGHGRVPDRLGVVERLDRFLGATLAAVDLADTLMLVTSDHGNLEDERTRGHTLNPVPALLVGAGRERMGGRLRDLTDVAPACLAALGNGVPP; from the coding sequence ATGGTGTTTGTTGACGGGGTGGGGCTGGGTGATCCCGACCCGGCCGCGAACCCACTGGTCCGGGCCGAGACGCCCACGATTCGTCGGCTCCTAGGGGGCCCGCTGGCCGGGCGCGGCCCGGTTAGGACCGAGCAGGCCGTGATGGTGCCCCTCGACGCCCGGTTGGGGGTTCCCGGCTTGCCCCAGAGCGCGACGGGGCAGGTCACGCTCCTCACGGGGGAGAACGCGCCCGCGCTGGCGGGCCGGCACGTCACGGCGTATCCGACGCAGGTCCTGCGGCACCTCCTTTTGGAGCGGGGACTCTTCCCGCGTCTGCGCGCGGCCGGCGTCGAGGCGACCCTGGCGAACGCCTATACCCAGGACTACTTTGCCGCCGTCGAGGGGCGGCGCCTCCGCCACGCCGCGATCACCCTCAACGCCATTCAGGCGGGGATCCCGCTCAGGGGCGTCGACGACCTGAGCGAGGGCCGGGCGGTGTACCACGACCTGACGAATGCGCGTCCGCGCGAGTGGGGCCATCCCGTCCCCCTGATCTCGCCCGAAGACGCCGGCCGCCACCTCGCCGAAATCTCCGCCGCGCATGCCTTTACGCTGTTCGAGTTCTTCCAGACCGATCTGGCGGGCCACGGCCGCGTCCCCGACCGCCTCGGCGTGGTGGAGCGGCTCGACCGGTTCCTCGGCGCCACCCTCGCCGCGGTCGATTTGGCGGACACCCTGATGCTGGTCACCAGCGACCACGGGAACCTGGAGGATGAACGGACGCGGGGGCACACCCTGAACCCCGTGCCGGCGCTTCTCGTCGGGGCGGGGCGGGAACGGATGGGGGGGCGGCTGCGCGATCTCACCGACGTCGCTCCCGCCTGTCTCGCCGCGCTTGGGAATGGGGTGCCTCCGTGA
- a CDS encoding endonuclease MutS2 — translation MTPRSLRVLEFSAISDRLAARCASTLGREAALALRPSPVLAEVARAQQETSEARGLAETGSGLPVQGIREIRDAVHRAAIGGGLDIRELLDIRDTVAVARSVKGFVLARRAEVPMLAEVAESVVVFPDLEEAIGRAIGPDGEILDGASPELGKIRRERRTAESRLRDRLEGVLRTPAIVRMLRESLITIRGDRYTVPVRAEFRNQFPGVAHDQSSSGVTVFMEPLVVVPLGNAVRELAIKEREEVARILAALSGAVGGAAEDLAVTLEGLAALDLAAAKACLSLEMAGSAPRLNAEGRLDLHTARHPLLAGQVVPVDVQLGGRFRTLIITGPNTGGKTVTLKTVGLLTLMAQAGLHIPTSPDSEVAVFPHVYADIGDEQSIEQNLSTFSSHLTAIVEILRDLDRDPPGTARALILLDEVGAGTDPTEGVALARALIEALHAVGVCTAVTTHYNELKAMPYTHPGMENASVEFDEITLRPTYRLLIGTPGHSNALAIAERLGLDPGIVARARSTLSQQDADLTQVLRSVEAEREALARERDAAARARRELELRQAQVEEDARRLDAQRRVLFEQAQAEVRSAVRRGREELQGLLASIKASPSPQAAAQARAHLQELSRTADRYGAHAQSPAAGAPPEDLRVGETVLVVSLGQPAVVEVAPDHRGEVEVRAGSLKVRVPIADLRRLSAPEAPDPVRTPLASPGLEKALQVPSSVDLRGMAADDAILELDKYLDDAGLAGLERVTVIHGKGTGALRHAVREHLSHHPEVAAFRLGGDGEGGTGATIVELARR, via the coding sequence GTGACCCCCCGCTCGCTTCGGGTCCTGGAGTTCTCGGCGATCTCCGACCGACTGGCCGCCCGCTGCGCCTCGACGCTGGGCCGCGAAGCGGCGCTGGCCCTGCGCCCCTCTCCGGTGCTCGCGGAGGTGGCCCGCGCACAGCAGGAGACCTCCGAGGCGCGGGGGCTGGCCGAGACGGGGAGCGGCCTCCCGGTCCAAGGGATCCGCGAGATCCGCGATGCGGTTCACCGGGCGGCGATCGGCGGCGGCCTCGACATCCGGGAACTGCTCGATATCCGCGACACCGTCGCCGTCGCCCGGAGCGTGAAGGGGTTTGTGCTGGCGCGGCGGGCGGAGGTCCCGATGCTCGCGGAGGTGGCCGAGTCCGTCGTCGTTTTTCCGGATCTGGAAGAGGCGATCGGTCGGGCGATCGGCCCGGACGGCGAGATCCTCGACGGGGCGAGCCCCGAGCTGGGGAAGATTCGACGCGAGCGGCGGACGGCGGAATCGCGGCTGCGCGACCGGCTGGAGGGCGTGCTGCGGACCCCGGCGATCGTCCGAATGCTGCGCGAGTCGTTGATCACGATCCGCGGCGACCGGTACACGGTGCCGGTACGGGCGGAGTTCCGAAACCAGTTTCCGGGGGTGGCACACGATCAGTCGTCGAGCGGCGTGACGGTCTTCATGGAGCCGCTGGTGGTGGTCCCGCTCGGCAACGCCGTCCGCGAGCTCGCCATCAAGGAGCGCGAGGAGGTGGCCCGCATCCTCGCCGCGTTGAGCGGCGCGGTGGGGGGAGCGGCCGAAGATCTCGCCGTCACCCTCGAGGGACTGGCAGCGCTCGACCTGGCGGCGGCCAAGGCGTGCCTCAGCCTGGAGATGGCGGGATCCGCGCCCCGGCTCAACGCTGAGGGGCGACTGGACCTGCACACCGCCCGGCACCCCCTGCTCGCGGGGCAGGTCGTCCCCGTGGACGTGCAGTTGGGCGGGCGGTTTCGCACGCTGATCATCACCGGGCCGAACACGGGGGGGAAGACCGTGACCCTGAAGACCGTGGGGCTCCTGACGCTCATGGCCCAGGCCGGCCTCCACATTCCCACCTCTCCCGACAGCGAGGTGGCGGTGTTTCCCCACGTCTACGCCGACATCGGCGACGAGCAGAGCATCGAGCAGAATCTCTCCACATTTTCCTCGCACCTCACCGCCATCGTCGAGATCCTCCGCGACCTGGACCGCGATCCTCCCGGGACCGCGCGCGCCCTGATCCTCCTCGACGAGGTGGGGGCCGGTACCGATCCCACCGAGGGCGTCGCGCTCGCCCGCGCTCTGATCGAGGCGCTGCACGCGGTGGGCGTTTGCACCGCCGTCACCACCCATTACAACGAATTGAAGGCGATGCCGTATACGCACCCCGGCATGGAAAACGCCTCGGTCGAGTTTGACGAGATCACCCTGCGGCCGACGTACCGGCTGCTGATCGGCACCCCCGGCCACAGCAACGCGCTCGCGATCGCGGAGCGGCTGGGGCTCGACCCGGGGATCGTGGCGAGGGCGCGGAGCACGCTGTCGCAGCAGGACGCCGACCTCACCCAGGTGCTGCGGTCGGTCGAGGCCGAGCGCGAGGCTCTGGCCCGCGAACGCGACGCCGCCGCCCGCGCCCGCCGGGAGCTCGAGCTCAGGCAAGCGCAGGTGGAGGAGGATGCGCGCCGCCTCGACGCGCAGCGGCGCGTGCTGTTTGAGCAGGCACAGGCCGAGGTGCGGTCGGCGGTGCGGCGCGGCCGCGAGGAACTCCAGGGCCTGTTGGCGTCGATCAAGGCGAGTCCGTCTCCCCAGGCCGCCGCCCAGGCGCGCGCGCACCTCCAGGAGTTGAGCCGCACCGCCGACCGCTACGGAGCGCACGCGCAGTCGCCCGCGGCGGGAGCGCCTCCCGAAGACCTCCGCGTCGGGGAGACCGTGCTGGTCGTGTCGCTCGGCCAGCCGGCGGTGGTGGAGGTCGCTCCCGATCACCGGGGCGAGGTCGAGGTGCGAGCCGGCAGCCTGAAGGTTCGCGTGCCGATCGCCGATCTCAGGCGGCTCTCCGCGCCCGAGGCACCCGATCCGGTGCGTACCCCGCTCGCGTCCCCGGGGCTCGAGAAGGCGCTCCAGGTGCCGTCTTCGGTGGATCTCCGCGGGATGGCCGCCGATGACGCCATCTTGGAGCTCGACAAGTACCTCGACGACGCGGGCC